TACAGCCATAGAGATTGAAGAAAATGCGTTTTTGAGAGCAAAAGAAAATTTTGAAAATAGCGATTATAGAAAAAGGCTATCTATATTTAATTTTGCCATACAAGATTTCTCTAAAAATACCACGCTTGAATACGAACATATTATAAGTAACCCTCCTTTTTTTCTACATCAACAAAAAACTGAAAATACTTCAAAAAATTTAGCTCTACATAGTGAAGCACTTTCTTTTGATGAACTTTTAGTAGCAATTCAGAAATTACTATCTACAAGTGGGAAATGTGATATTCTTTTGCCAGCTTTTGAGATGGATATTTTTATAAAAAAAGCTGAACAGTATGGTCTATTTCCTCAAAGAAAATTAAATATTTTAAACAGAAAAGAAGATATGGA
The sequence above is a segment of the Bernardetia sp. genome. Coding sequences within it:
- a CDS encoding tRNA1(Val) (adenine(37)-N6)-methyltransferase is translated as MRKNKANQIFQFKKFSINQEDCAMKICTDACIFGACIDISESESILDIGTGTGLLSLMIAQRTENNPNPSQITAIEIEENAFLRAKENFENSDYRKRLSIFNFAIQDFSKNTTLEYEHIISNPPFFLHQQKTENTSKNLALHSEALSFDELLVAIQKLLSTSGKCDILLPAFEMDIFIKKAEQYGLFPQRKLNILNRKEDMDKIFRVITRFRRTQNEVVEEKTFVIYKSKEEKNIELNRGYTDEFVELLKDFYLIF